In a genomic window of Pedobacter sp. KBS0701:
- a CDS encoding amidohydrolase: MKKIFLIGFSLMALNSFAQKSDLRPLVSRKADAIEQKVITWRRDFHEHPELGNAEVRTAGIIAKHLESLGIQVKTGVAKTGVVGVLKGGKPGPVVALRADMDGLPVTERVDIPFASKVKTQYNGQEVGVMHACGHDSHVAILMGVAEVLASMQKDIQGTVKFIFQPAEEGVPAGDEGGAALMIKEGVLENPKVDVIFGLHINSQTEVGDVTYRPGGTMAAVNDMKITVTGRQAHGAYPWSSIDPVVISAQIINNLQTIVSRNLNVTENPGVVTIGAINGGVRSNIIPEKVEMLGTVRNFSKEDEAMFIERIKTIVTKTAEAGGATAEVKIPYSNHYPVTFNNVALTEKMLPSMESTAGKNHVKLKPPVTGAEDFSFFQEKVPGLFVFLGGMPKGKDPLKAASHHTPDFYLDESGFALGVKLLSNLALDYMSIKK, from the coding sequence ATGAAGAAAATATTCCTGATCGGGTTTTCATTGATGGCATTAAATTCTTTCGCCCAAAAATCAGATTTAAGGCCATTGGTTTCGAGAAAAGCAGATGCCATTGAACAAAAAGTAATTACCTGGAGGCGTGATTTTCACGAACATCCTGAACTGGGGAATGCTGAAGTAAGAACAGCTGGTATTATTGCAAAACATTTAGAATCCTTAGGGATACAGGTAAAAACAGGCGTTGCCAAAACAGGTGTTGTTGGTGTGTTAAAAGGAGGTAAACCCGGGCCGGTAGTGGCTTTACGTGCTGATATGGATGGTTTGCCAGTTACCGAGCGGGTAGATATTCCGTTTGCCTCCAAAGTAAAAACACAATATAATGGTCAGGAGGTTGGCGTAATGCATGCTTGCGGACATGATAGTCATGTGGCTATTTTAATGGGCGTAGCAGAAGTACTGGCTTCGATGCAAAAAGATATTCAAGGTACGGTGAAATTCATATTTCAGCCTGCTGAAGAAGGTGTGCCTGCGGGAGATGAAGGTGGAGCTGCATTAATGATTAAAGAAGGTGTACTCGAAAACCCTAAAGTTGATGTAATTTTCGGTTTACACATTAACTCTCAAACGGAGGTTGGCGATGTAACCTATCGTCCGGGTGGAACTATGGCTGCCGTAAACGATATGAAAATTACGGTTACTGGTAGGCAGGCACATGGGGCATACCCTTGGAGCAGTATTGATCCCGTGGTGATTTCGGCTCAGATTATCAATAATCTGCAAACCATTGTTAGCCGCAATTTAAATGTTACTGAGAATCCGGGCGTGGTTACCATTGGTGCCATTAACGGTGGTGTAAGATCGAATATTATACCGGAAAAAGTAGAGATGCTCGGTACTGTTCGCAATTTTAGTAAAGAAGATGAGGCGATGTTTATCGAACGGATAAAAACTATTGTCACCAAAACAGCTGAGGCAGGTGGCGCAACAGCCGAAGTGAAAATTCCTTACAGTAACCACTATCCCGTTACCTTTAATAACGTTGCATTAACAGAAAAGATGTTGCCAAGCATGGAATCAACAGCAGGTAAAAATCATGTGAAATTAAAACCGCCTGTTACCGGTGCAGAAGATTTCTCTTTCTTCCAGGAAAAAGTACCGGGTTTGTTTGTGTTTTTAGGAGGCATGCCAAAAGGTAAAGATCCATTAAAAGCTGCATCGCACCATACACCAGATTTTTACCTTGATGAAAGTGGTTTTGCTTTAGGTGTTAAATTATTGTCTAATCTAGCGCTGGATTATATGTCGATTAAGAAATAA
- a CDS encoding NHL repeat-containing protein — MHIEVDKTGNIYVSDEGLNRVLKFSSTGSFIEQFYSGSAARAVAFFSNGNYIATRTQSSSYVQIFNPNKQLIKEWGTYGTGDSNFGNIECLTIDDEQNIWIVDGVNHRIKKYDQNGNLLLKFGKQGKAEGDFDAPFGICYFKNKIYVSDTRNNRIEVFDKNGKFLKVFAVKGYLFGLRAFGDNIYIANSGESVIIKTDENGDIQEKIGAGSFLNLVDVAVAPNGDVLACDVYGRRIIVFKKG; from the coding sequence ATGCACATTGAAGTTGACAAAACAGGAAATATTTATGTTAGTGATGAAGGGTTAAACAGGGTTTTGAAATTCAGTTCCACTGGAAGTTTTATTGAACAATTTTATAGTGGATCTGCTGCCAGAGCTGTAGCATTTTTTAGTAATGGAAATTATATCGCAACCCGTACACAAAGCAGTAGTTATGTTCAAATATTTAATCCGAACAAACAACTGATAAAGGAATGGGGTACTTATGGAACAGGAGATAGCAATTTTGGGAATATTGAATGTTTAACAATTGATGATGAACAAAACATTTGGATTGTTGACGGTGTAAATCACCGTATTAAAAAATATGATCAAAATGGAAATTTATTGCTAAAATTTGGTAAGCAGGGAAAAGCAGAAGGAGACTTTGATGCCCCATTCGGTATATGCTATTTCAAAAACAAGATATATGTTTCAGATACTAGGAATAATCGTATTGAAGTTTTTGACAAAAATGGTAAATTCTTAAAAGTTTTTGCTGTAAAGGGTTACCTTTTTGGGCTACGGGCTTTTGGCGATAATATTTATATCGCCAATTCTGGTGAAAGTGTTATTATTAAGACCGATGAAAATGGAGATATTCAAGAAAAAATAGGTGCTGGTTCATTTTTGAACTTAGTAGACGTAGCGGTTGCGCCAAATGGAGATGTCCTTGCCTGCGATGTTTATGGCAGAAGGATAATCGTATTTAAAAAGGGGTAG
- the pgi gene encoding glucose-6-phosphate isomerase, giving the protein MLPKVNFTETEAYKYLADHFIDINQKSIEDLFAEDADRFNKFSVFFEDILLDYSKNRISDETLALLIQLARECKLDEAIKSMYNGDKINETEDRSVLHIALRNLSNTPILVDGKDVMPEVNAVLAKMEKFSNSIISGEWKGYTGKTITDVVNIGIGGSDLGPVMVTEALKHYKNHLNIHFVSNIDGTHIAETLADLNAETTLFLVASKTFTTQETMTNAHSARTWFLEKGGKEIDIAKHFAALSTNAKDVSAFGIDTENMFEFWDWVGGRYSLWSAIGLSISLSIGFENFKQLLAGAHATDNHFKTAEFESNLPVILGLLGVWYINFYNAETQVILPYDQYMHRFAAYFQQGDMESNGKHVDRNGNEVDYETGPIIWGEPGTNGQHAFYQLIHQGTRIIPADFIAPAQSLNPLGEHHPILLSNFFAQTEALMNGKTEEEVTAELKKEGKSDSEIEKIAPFKVFEGNRPTNSILLKKVTPYTLGSLVAIYEHKIFVQGIIWNIFSFDQWGVELGKQLAKKILPELADNDKVSSHDSSTNGLINQYKAWR; this is encoded by the coding sequence ATGTTACCTAAAGTAAATTTCACAGAAACTGAGGCCTATAAGTATTTAGCCGATCATTTTATAGATATTAATCAAAAAAGCATTGAAGATCTTTTTGCTGAGGATGCAGATCGTTTCAATAAGTTTTCTGTTTTTTTTGAGGATATCCTGCTTGATTACAGCAAGAACCGCATTAGCGATGAAACATTAGCGCTATTGATTCAACTGGCACGCGAGTGTAAATTAGATGAAGCGATAAAATCAATGTATAACGGTGATAAGATTAATGAAACCGAAGACCGTTCGGTACTCCACATCGCCTTACGTAATTTAAGCAATACGCCAATTTTAGTTGATGGTAAAGATGTAATGCCCGAAGTAAATGCAGTGCTTGCTAAAATGGAGAAATTTAGCAACAGCATCATCAGCGGTGAATGGAAAGGTTATACTGGCAAAACCATTACTGATGTGGTAAATATTGGTATCGGCGGATCGGACTTGGGGCCTGTAATGGTTACCGAAGCTTTAAAACACTATAAAAACCATTTAAATATTCACTTTGTTTCGAATATTGATGGTACACACATCGCCGAAACATTAGCAGATCTGAATGCAGAAACAACGTTATTCCTGGTAGCATCGAAAACTTTTACCACACAAGAAACCATGACGAATGCGCATTCTGCCCGTACCTGGTTTTTAGAAAAAGGCGGCAAAGAAATTGATATTGCTAAACATTTTGCAGCATTATCGACCAATGCCAAAGACGTTTCTGCTTTTGGTATCGATACCGAGAACATGTTTGAGTTTTGGGATTGGGTTGGCGGTCGTTACTCTTTATGGAGTGCTATCGGCTTATCCATCTCTTTAAGTATAGGCTTTGAAAATTTCAAACAATTGCTGGCTGGTGCCCATGCAACTGATAACCACTTTAAAACTGCCGAATTTGAAAGTAACCTACCCGTAATATTAGGTTTGTTAGGCGTTTGGTATATCAATTTCTACAATGCAGAAACGCAGGTTATCTTACCTTACGACCAATATATGCATCGTTTTGCTGCTTATTTCCAGCAGGGAGATATGGAGAGTAACGGTAAACATGTTGATAGAAACGGCAACGAGGTTGATTATGAAACCGGACCGATTATCTGGGGCGAACCAGGTACAAATGGTCAGCATGCCTTTTATCAGTTAATTCATCAGGGTACCCGGATTATTCCTGCTGATTTTATTGCTCCGGCGCAGAGCTTAAATCCACTGGGCGAGCATCATCCTATCTTATTATCGAATTTCTTTGCCCAAACTGAAGCTTTAATGAACGGTAAAACCGAAGAAGAAGTAACAGCAGAATTGAAGAAGGAAGGTAAATCTGATTCAGAAATTGAAAAAATTGCACCATTCAAAGTTTTTGAAGGCAATCGTCCAACAAACTCAATATTATTAAAAAAAGTAACTCCATATACTTTAGGTAGTTTAGTAGCCATTTACGAACATAAAATATTTGTTCAGGGAATTATCTGGAACATCTTTAGTTTTGATCAGTGGGGAGTAGAACTTGGCAAACAACTGGCCAAAAAAATTCTTCCGGAGCTCGCGGATAACGATAAAGTTTCGAGCCACGATAGCTCTACCAACGGCTTAATAAATCAATACAAGGCCTGGAGATAA
- a CDS encoding pitrilysin family protein gives MKKRILFALAISGLSLSASAQKVQFTEFDLDNGLHVILHQDKTAPVVAVSVMYHVGSKDEETQRTGFAHFFEHLLFEGSDNIKRGEFMKLVSSNGGQNNANTSQDRTFYYELFPSNQLELGLWLESERMLHPVINEGGVKTQNEVVKEEKRLRIDNAPYGKFTEKIFGHLFDGHPYRWQPIGSMEHLDAAKLSEFIAFFKKYYVPNNAVLTIAGDLDVDKTKALVKAYFAEVPKGEPVVRKDYKLPDITKEIIDTAYDANIQIPAIFAAYRVPGMKSRESKVLGMISAILSEGGSSRLSTKMVDQKKTALQVAAFNYSLEDYGAYITLALPNNNTPLNDLLKDIDEEVLRLQTDLISESDYKKLQNKFENSYVSANSKMLGVAENLANGYTFHDKDTNDINKELEVIRSITREEIRDVAKKYLNKNQRVVLYYLPKK, from the coding sequence ATGAAAAAAAGAATTCTTTTTGCTTTGGCCATTTCCGGTCTGAGCTTAAGTGCTTCTGCTCAAAAAGTACAGTTTACGGAATTCGACCTGGACAATGGCCTCCATGTCATTCTACATCAAGACAAAACTGCTCCCGTTGTTGCCGTTTCGGTAATGTATCATGTTGGTTCTAAAGATGAAGAAACCCAACGTACAGGCTTCGCCCACTTTTTCGAACATTTATTATTTGAAGGTTCCGATAATATTAAACGCGGTGAGTTTATGAAACTGGTAAGCAGTAATGGCGGACAGAACAATGCCAATACTTCTCAAGACCGTACTTTTTATTATGAACTTTTTCCATCAAACCAATTAGAACTCGGTTTATGGTTAGAAAGTGAAAGAATGCTGCACCCCGTAATTAACGAAGGTGGTGTAAAAACACAAAACGAGGTAGTAAAAGAAGAAAAACGTTTACGCATAGACAATGCTCCTTATGGAAAATTCACCGAGAAAATTTTCGGCCATTTGTTTGACGGACACCCTTACCGTTGGCAGCCAATTGGCTCAATGGAGCACTTAGATGCGGCAAAACTGAGCGAGTTTATTGCTTTCTTTAAAAAATACTACGTACCCAATAATGCCGTTTTAACCATTGCCGGCGATTTAGATGTAGACAAAACAAAAGCATTGGTAAAAGCTTACTTCGCTGAAGTACCTAAAGGTGAACCAGTAGTACGTAAAGATTATAAGCTACCGGATATTACCAAAGAGATTATCGATACCGCTTACGATGCCAATATTCAAATTCCAGCCATCTTTGCCGCTTACCGCGTACCAGGCATGAAGAGCAGGGAGAGCAAGGTGTTGGGCATGATCAGCGCTATTTTATCAGAAGGTGGAAGTTCGAGATTAAGCACTAAAATGGTCGATCAAAAGAAAACAGCTTTACAGGTTGCTGCTTTTAACTATTCGCTTGAGGATTATGGTGCTTATATCACCCTGGCATTACCCAACAATAATACGCCACTTAATGATTTATTAAAAGATATTGATGAAGAAGTTTTACGCCTTCAAACTGATTTAATCAGCGAAAGTGACTATAAAAAGCTGCAGAATAAATTCGAAAACAGCTATGTAAGTGCAAACAGTAAAATGTTAGGTGTTGCCGAAAACCTGGCCAATGGTTATACTTTCCATGATAAGGATACAAATGATATCAATAAGGAATTAGAGGTAATCAGGTCCATCACCCGTGAGGAGATCAGAGATGTTGCTAAAAAGTATCTGAACAAAAACCAAAGAGTTGTATTGTATTACTTACCTAAGAAATAA
- a CDS encoding insulinase family protein: MKKLFIIAAISLLAQGISAQTIDRSHKPKPGPAPVITVGDPVIYKLANGITVLIVENHKLPKVSASYSIDAGPINEGAKAGVVGLMGSMLNEGTTSKTKAQFDEAVDQLGADVSTGASGGSVSALTRYFPEAFNLMAESIRKPAFPAESFEKLKSQTITGLKSNEKSAKAISARVVNALAYGKSHPYGEFETEASLKGITLDDVKIAYKKYITPSRGYLTFVGDIKPEAAKALAEKAFGDWKGTSLTLPVLTKVANPAKTEVDIINVSNAVQSEITVVNLIDLPMSSPDYFPVLLANQILGGGSESRLFGNLREKHGFTYGAYSSTGSGRFQSKFSANAAVRNEKVDSAVVEFLREINSIRTTKVTADELQNAKNLFNGSFALGLENPARTAGFASNILINNLPKDFYRTYLQKINAVTTDDILRVAKKYYSHDNTRIVIVGKTDAFAAGLNKAGFKTQVYDNYANPVKATETAAAPTVAPAEIIKNYIKAIGGEEAIKKITSLQQNGEMEMQGQKLAVTIKNMAPNLSSMEISMGGQTAMKQVYNGKTGYAMQMGQKAELTGDDLTEKKEDKGYGNQIYYATDGTKIESAGTAKVGIADAFKLNITSPSGKKKTEYYDTKSGLLLKDERTITKGGAEISQSTEYSNYQKVGDVLFPFTLTQSVASPQGSQEFSVIIKDIKVNPPLKAEDFN; this comes from the coding sequence ATGAAGAAATTATTCATTATAGCTGCAATTTCCTTATTGGCTCAAGGGATTTCAGCACAAACAATAGATCGAAGCCACAAACCAAAACCTGGTCCGGCACCCGTTATTACTGTTGGCGATCCTGTGATTTATAAATTGGCAAATGGAATCACCGTTCTAATTGTAGAAAACCATAAATTACCAAAAGTATCTGCAAGTTACAGTATAGATGCTGGCCCGATTAACGAAGGTGCAAAAGCTGGGGTAGTTGGTTTAATGGGCAGTATGCTTAATGAAGGTACAACCTCTAAAACAAAGGCTCAATTTGATGAGGCTGTTGATCAACTGGGGGCTGATGTAAGTACAGGTGCAAGTGGTGGCTCGGTATCGGCCTTAACCCGTTACTTTCCAGAGGCATTTAATTTAATGGCCGAGAGTATCCGTAAACCAGCCTTTCCTGCAGAATCTTTCGAAAAATTAAAGTCGCAGACTATTACAGGATTAAAATCCAACGAGAAAAGTGCAAAAGCCATTTCAGCCCGTGTGGTAAATGCTTTGGCTTATGGCAAAAGCCATCCTTATGGTGAGTTCGAAACCGAAGCTTCTCTAAAAGGAATTACTTTAGATGACGTTAAAATAGCCTATAAAAAATACATTACCCCTTCAAGAGGTTACTTAACCTTTGTTGGCGATATTAAACCCGAAGCGGCAAAAGCATTGGCAGAGAAAGCCTTTGGCGATTGGAAAGGCACTAGCTTAACTTTACCTGTTCTTACTAAAGTTGCTAATCCTGCCAAAACGGAAGTGGATATCATCAATGTAAGCAACGCTGTTCAATCTGAAATTACAGTGGTAAACTTAATCGACCTTCCAATGAGCAGTCCTGATTATTTCCCGGTTTTATTGGCGAACCAGATTTTAGGTGGCGGCTCTGAATCAAGATTATTTGGCAACCTCCGCGAGAAACATGGCTTTACTTATGGCGCATATTCAAGCACTGGCTCAGGCCGTTTCCAATCTAAATTTTCGGCTAATGCAGCGGTTAGAAACGAGAAGGTTGATAGTGCAGTAGTAGAATTTTTAAGAGAGATTAACAGTATCCGCACGACCAAGGTGACTGCTGATGAATTACAGAATGCGAAAAATCTTTTCAATGGATCGTTTGCACTGGGCTTAGAAAATCCGGCACGTACTGCAGGCTTTGCGAGTAATATCTTAATTAATAACTTACCTAAAGATTTTTATCGCACTTATTTACAAAAGATTAATGCAGTAACTACTGATGATATTTTAAGGGTCGCTAAAAAATATTACAGCCATGATAACACCCGTATTGTTATTGTGGGTAAAACTGATGCATTTGCAGCTGGCTTAAATAAAGCAGGCTTTAAAACACAGGTTTATGATAATTATGCAAATCCGGTGAAAGCAACCGAAACTGCTGCCGCACCAACAGTTGCACCTGCAGAAATTATCAAAAACTACATTAAAGCCATTGGTGGTGAAGAAGCTATTAAAAAAATCACTTCATTACAGCAAAACGGTGAAATGGAAATGCAGGGTCAAAAGCTTGCCGTTACCATTAAAAATATGGCACCTAACCTAAGCAGCATGGAAATTTCTATGGGTGGCCAAACTGCGATGAAACAGGTTTACAATGGTAAAACAGGATATGCAATGCAAATGGGCCAGAAAGCTGAATTAACCGGCGATGATCTGACTGAAAAGAAAGAGGATAAAGGTTATGGTAATCAAATTTATTATGCTACTGATGGAACTAAAATTGAATCTGCAGGTACGGCAAAAGTTGGTATTGCTGATGCGTTTAAGTTAAACATCACTTCTCCTTCCGGCAAAAAGAAAACTGAATATTACGACACCAAATCGGGTTTACTTTTAAAAGATGAGCGTACCATTACCAAAGGTGGCGCTGAAATTAGTCAGTCTACGGAATATTCAAACTACCAGAAAGTTGGCGATGTATTATTTCCGTTTACCCTAACTCAATCGGTGGCAAGCCCACAAGGTTCTCAGGAGTTTTCAGTTATAATTAAAGACATTAAAGTTAATCCGCCTTTAAAGGCCGAAGATTTTAACTAG
- a CDS encoding cytochrome c, translating into MKKQNSIFLLAAITALLFACSKRQAEELKPATPTGPTAVTTANVTYTNFAGALFQTKCNNCHGPNGALKSIWLFNGLPSVKDDTRVANAVLVTKTMPKGGSLTANERELLQAWVDKGMPE; encoded by the coding sequence ATGAAAAAACAAAATTCAATCTTTTTATTAGCCGCAATTACGGCCTTACTTTTTGCCTGCTCTAAAAGACAGGCTGAAGAATTGAAACCAGCAACCCCTACAGGCCCGACAGCTGTAACCACAGCCAATGTAACCTACACCAATTTTGCAGGTGCACTTTTCCAAACCAAATGTAACAACTGCCATGGTCCAAACGGCGCACTTAAATCCATCTGGTTATTTAATGGCTTACCCTCTGTTAAAGATGACACCCGCGTAGCGAATGCTGTTCTGGTTACCAAAACAATGCCAAAAGGCGGTTCTTTGACCGCCAACGAAAGAGAATTATTACAGGCCTGGGTTGATAAAGGTATGCCAGAATAA
- a CDS encoding YceI family protein gives MQKLFFTLTALFLCTGIKAQIWVSKSVNSSFFSSTPVEDIDAQSKTGASALNTKTNDIIFKINNTSFQFKKKLMQEHFNENYMESDKFPTSDFKGKIVEQIDFSKPGTYPVTVKGNLQIHGVTKAYTTKGSLVITGDEARATSTFNVKLADHDIKIPTIVFKQIAETIQVKMTAIYQPKK, from the coding sequence ATGCAAAAATTATTTTTCACATTAACAGCCCTGTTTTTATGCACAGGCATAAAAGCCCAGATTTGGGTAAGTAAAAGCGTTAATTCTTCATTTTTTTCTTCAACACCTGTAGAAGATATCGATGCACAGAGTAAAACCGGTGCTTCGGCGCTTAATACTAAAACCAACGATATCATTTTCAAAATCAACAATACTTCTTTTCAGTTTAAGAAAAAACTGATGCAGGAACATTTTAACGAAAATTATATGGAGAGCGATAAGTTCCCAACTTCTGATTTTAAAGGAAAAATTGTAGAACAGATCGATTTTTCAAAACCTGGTACTTATCCCGTTACGGTTAAGGGTAACCTGCAGATTCATGGTGTAACCAAAGCATATACGACAAAAGGATCCTTAGTAATTACCGGCGATGAGGCAAGAGCCACTTCTACATTCAATGTAAAACTGGCCGATCATGATATCAAAATCCCAACGATCGTTTTTAAACAAATTGCAGAAACCATACAGGTAAAAATGACCGCTATTTATCAACCCAAAAAATAA
- a CDS encoding DUF5777 family beta-barrel protein, with translation MKLHLKSLLYLSVTLLPTLAFAQDSLEKALQMPTEKKNVQATFKATKLINIQTNETIYKNELDFRVDHRFGDIAGSAGGTKNFFGLDQSTDIRIGFEYGISDRLSVGLSRAKGAGVVTQLYEGNLKYRLLEQTADDKVPVAVTLFGSTTLSAAKASTDPTAANAFGEFQDRLTYVVQAVIARKFNSNFSMLIMPSYVHRNFTVFGDQNDMLALSVGGRIKITKRMAFVADYTIPFRDKNKEAYLESTLGTQYYKTLGAGLEFETGGHIFHLNFTNATAIQESQFITDTNTSWLKGQYRWGFSIARRFSFDKKKAK, from the coding sequence ATGAAATTACATCTAAAATCTCTTTTATACCTATCTGTAACCCTCCTGCCTACTTTGGCTTTTGCACAGGATTCGCTCGAAAAAGCATTGCAGATGCCTACTGAAAAAAAGAATGTACAGGCTACTTTTAAGGCAACCAAACTGATCAACATCCAAACCAATGAAACCATTTATAAAAATGAACTGGATTTCAGGGTAGATCACCGTTTTGGTGATATAGCGGGTAGTGCGGGGGGTACTAAAAACTTTTTTGGACTGGATCAATCAACAGATATCCGCATTGGTTTTGAATACGGGATCAGCGATAGGCTTTCCGTTGGTTTATCAAGGGCAAAAGGAGCTGGCGTGGTAACACAGCTCTACGAAGGGAACTTAAAATACCGTTTACTGGAGCAAACTGCTGATGATAAAGTACCTGTTGCAGTAACCTTATTCGGCAGTACTACCCTTTCAGCAGCGAAAGCTTCAACTGACCCCACCGCTGCAAATGCATTTGGCGAATTCCAGGATCGATTAACTTACGTGGTGCAAGCCGTAATTGCCCGTAAGTTTAACTCAAACTTTTCGATGCTGATAATGCCGTCGTATGTGCACCGAAATTTTACTGTTTTTGGCGACCAGAACGATATGCTTGCCCTATCTGTTGGTGGCCGTATCAAAATTACCAAACGCATGGCTTTTGTAGCCGATTATACCATTCCATTCAGGGATAAAAACAAAGAAGCTTATCTCGAAAGCACATTGGGAACACAATATTACAAAACGCTTGGTGCCGGATTGGAGTTTGAAACCGGAGGGCATATTTTTCACCTCAATTTCACCAATGCCACCGCAATACAGGAATCACAGTTTATTACCGACACGAATACTTCTTGGCTTAAAGGGCAATACCGTTGGGGCTTTAGTATAGCACGTAGGTTTTCTTTCGATAAGAAAAAAGCAAAGTAA
- a CDS encoding ubiquinol-cytochrome c reductase iron-sulfur subunit, whose translation MERNEFIKSLGLGVALVCTGTCFSACGKKSDSPEPSKPNGGGVPSGTTASVDLSTQLLTVGASVTVNSILFIRTAGGNTNTSFVATQAVCPHQGGALTFIQTSNYIQCGLHSSRYTTSGSILAQPSDGGTTSALKVYPLTVSGNTLTATA comes from the coding sequence ATGGAACGTAATGAATTTATCAAATCTTTAGGCCTGGGCGTAGCATTGGTATGCACAGGAACCTGCTTTTCAGCCTGTGGCAAAAAAAGCGATTCACCAGAGCCCAGTAAACCAAATGGTGGTGGTGTTCCTTCAGGCACTACCGCAAGTGTTGATCTGAGCACGCAATTACTAACAGTTGGCGCATCTGTCACCGTAAACAGCATATTATTTATCCGTACTGCCGGGGGAAATACCAACACCTCATTTGTAGCCACACAAGCCGTTTGCCCGCACCAGGGCGGAGCATTAACTTTTATTCAGACCAGTAATTACATTCAATGTGGCTTACATAGTTCGAGGTATACCACTTCGGGCAGCATTTTGGCCCAACCGAGCGACGGCGGAACCACGAGCGCACTAAAAGTTTATCCACTTACTGTTTCAGGGAACACGCTGACTGCAACAGCTTAA
- a CDS encoding ABC transporter permease, translating to MDNSPSKKVWLKFKRNKLAFGGLIFILLLMLMGILGYLIMPDHSPNANVQTLQLNKKKPGSTFTFLIISRNPKVEKVNLFERMLNGQTPTFKSIPITSYKIKGNAVFVQEYIGDDEKAKETVYGLKDLCTGCVLPSKAGTPQTLFEKNNIYKETFILGTDIYGRDLCSRLILGIRVSLSVGLMAVLISLFIGVSLGAIAGYFGGRIDATISWFMNVVWSLPSLLLVIAISFALGKGFWQIFIAVGLSTWVDVARLVRGQVMALKEVEFVEAARALGFSTSRTIIKHILPNIAGPILVVASSNFASAILLETGLSFLGFGAQPPMPSWGSMIKEHYGYIIMDAAYLAILPGLAIMFTVYAFNVLAIGLRDAFDVKGQNITV from the coding sequence TAGCCCATCAAAAAAAGTATGGTTAAAGTTTAAACGGAATAAGCTGGCCTTCGGCGGGCTGATTTTTATCCTGCTATTAATGCTGATGGGTATTTTGGGCTATTTAATTATGCCCGATCATTCTCCAAATGCAAATGTGCAAACACTCCAGTTAAACAAAAAGAAACCCGGCAGTACCTTTACTTTTTTAATCATCAGCAGAAATCCTAAAGTAGAAAAAGTTAACCTTTTCGAGAGAATGCTTAATGGGCAAACACCTACCTTTAAAAGCATCCCGATAACTTCATACAAGATAAAGGGTAATGCTGTTTTTGTGCAGGAGTATATCGGAGATGACGAAAAAGCCAAAGAAACAGTATACGGATTAAAAGATTTATGCACCGGTTGTGTTTTACCTTCAAAAGCGGGCACTCCACAGACTCTTTTTGAGAAAAACAACATTTACAAAGAAACCTTTATTCTTGGAACTGATATTTATGGCCGGGATTTATGCAGTCGCCTGATTTTAGGCATTCGCGTTTCATTATCGGTTGGTTTAATGGCTGTTCTCATTTCACTTTTTATTGGGGTGAGTTTAGGTGCCATTGCGGGTTATTTTGGTGGCAGGATAGATGCCACAATCAGCTGGTTTATGAATGTGGTTTGGTCGCTACCGTCATTACTGCTCGTTATTGCTATATCTTTCGCTTTGGGGAAAGGTTTCTGGCAGATATTTATTGCAGTTGGTTTATCAACCTGGGTAGATGTGGCCAGATTGGTCCGCGGGCAGGTAATGGCTTTAAAAGAGGTAGAATTTGTAGAGGCCGCAAGAGCCTTAGGTTTTAGCACTAGCCGAACCATTATTAAACATATACTCCCAAATATTGCAGGGCCGATATTGGTGGTTGCTTCTTCTAATTTTGCCTCGGCCATATTATTGGAAACAGGGCTAAGCTTTTTGGGTTTTGGTGCTCAGCCCCCAATGCCAAGCTGGGGCAGTATGATCAAAGAACATTATGGTTATATTATTATGGATGCCGCTTACCTCGCCATTTTGCCAGGTTTAGCCATTATGTTTACCGTTTATGCCTTTAATGTGCTTGCTATTGGCTTACGTGATGCCTTTGATGTTAAGGGTCAGAATATAACGGTCTAA